In methanogenic archaeon ISO4-H5, the following are encoded in one genomic region:
- a CDS encoding adenylosuccinate lyase PurB, giving the protein MSEFICPLDYRYGRKEMKAIFSEESRIRKQMLVEAALARAHAELGEISKEDAAEITRVAESDLVKVERIKEIEKFTNHDLMAMVKAMTEQCQGTAGKYVHLGATSNDIVDTATALQIKEALELVAEDVDTFLYTLAKLAKQERDTLEIGRTHAQFAIPITYGFKIAGYIAEMLRYRERLDEIMPRACAGKMAGAVGTGAALGKTFFQIQRLVMSDLGLTYEPAATQVVGRDRYTELVCLMATLGTSLERYATEVRNLQRSEIGEVSEYFDEKHQVGSSTMAQKRNPINSENVCGLARVLRGMVMPTFESQVLWHERDLSNSSAERFTLPHVFSLIDYMLYKMNKVFEGLDIHRDKMLRNIEMAHGLIMAEPVMMAFVGKGVGRQDAHEIVREASMVAENEERQLLDTLWEREDVRKVFTKEELASVMDPASYTGGSKEIVDKMVSAVESALDKKV; this is encoded by the coding sequence ATGAGCGAATTCATCTGCCCCTTGGATTACAGGTACGGCCGTAAGGAGATGAAGGCAATCTTCTCCGAGGAGAGCCGCATCAGGAAACAGATGCTCGTAGAAGCAGCCCTCGCCAGGGCCCACGCCGAACTGGGAGAGATTTCCAAAGAGGATGCCGCCGAGATTACCCGCGTCGCCGAGTCCGATCTTGTCAAAGTTGAGAGGATTAAGGAGATCGAGAAGTTCACCAACCACGACCTCATGGCCATGGTCAAGGCCATGACCGAGCAGTGCCAGGGAACCGCCGGCAAGTACGTTCACCTCGGTGCCACTTCCAACGACATCGTCGACACTGCCACCGCTCTCCAGATCAAGGAGGCCCTCGAGCTCGTCGCCGAGGACGTCGACACCTTCCTTTACACTCTCGCCAAACTCGCCAAACAGGAGAGGGACACCCTGGAGATCGGCAGGACCCACGCACAGTTCGCCATCCCCATCACCTACGGATTCAAGATCGCCGGTTACATCGCCGAGATGCTCAGGTACAGAGAGAGGCTCGACGAGATCATGCCCAGGGCCTGCGCCGGAAAGATGGCGGGAGCCGTCGGTACCGGTGCCGCACTCGGCAAGACCTTCTTCCAGATCCAGAGGCTTGTCATGTCCGACCTCGGACTCACTTACGAACCTGCTGCCACCCAGGTCGTCGGCAGGGACAGGTATACCGAGCTGGTGTGCCTCATGGCAACCCTCGGAACCTCCCTCGAGAGGTACGCCACCGAGGTCAGGAACCTCCAGAGGTCCGAGATCGGCGAGGTCTCCGAGTACTTCGACGAGAAGCACCAGGTCGGCAGCTCCACCATGGCCCAGAAGAGGAATCCCATCAACTCCGAGAACGTCTGCGGTCTCGCCAGGGTCCTTAGGGGAATGGTCATGCCCACCTTCGAGAGCCAGGTGCTCTGGCACGAGAGGGACCTTTCCAACTCGTCCGCCGAGAGGTTCACCCTGCCTCACGTGTTCTCGCTCATCGATTACATGCTGTACAAGATGAACAAGGTCTTCGAGGGTCTCGACATCCACAGGGACAAGATGCTCAGGAACATCGAGATGGCCCACGGACTCATCATGGCAGAGCCTGTCATGATGGCCTTTGTCGGCAAGGGTGTCGGAAGGCAGGACGCACACGAGATCGTCCGCGAGGCATCCATGGTCGCCGAGAACGAGGAGAGGCAGTTGCTGGACACCCTCTGGGAGAGGGAGGACGTGAGGAAGGTCTTCACCAAGGAGGAACTTGCTTCCGTTATGGATCCAGCTTCCTACACCGGCGGCTCCAAGGAGATCGTGGACAAGATGGTCTCCGCTGTGGAATCCGCCCTCGACAAGAAGGTCTGA
- a CDS encoding TATA-box-binding protein Tbp, with product MTTIDIQNIVASSSLGTELDLAKILDSFETAQYDPKQFPGLIYRISEPKTATLLFKSGKLVCTGGKSREDVERAVSKVVEDLKGIGIDIPIKPKIDIQNMVASSDLGYELNLNTVAITLGLERVEYEPEQFPGLVFRLDDPKVVILLFGSGKLVCAGAKVKDDAIRAVDNVASELRKNGLMP from the coding sequence ATGACCACCATTGACATACAGAACATCGTAGCTTCCAGTTCCCTGGGAACCGAACTGGATCTCGCCAAGATTCTCGATTCTTTCGAGACTGCTCAGTATGATCCCAAGCAGTTCCCCGGTCTGATCTACAGGATCTCCGAACCCAAGACCGCTACCCTTCTGTTCAAGAGCGGAAAGCTCGTATGTACCGGTGGAAAGTCCCGTGAGGACGTCGAGAGGGCCGTCTCCAAGGTCGTAGAGGACCTCAAGGGAATCGGAATCGACATCCCCATCAAGCCCAAGATCGACATTCAGAACATGGTCGCATCTTCCGACCTCGGTTACGAGCTCAACCTCAACACCGTCGCCATCACCCTCGGTCTCGAGAGGGTCGAGTACGAGCCCGAGCAGTTCCCCGGTCTTGTGTTCAGGCTCGATGACCCCAAGGTCGTCATCCTCTTGTTCGGATCCGGAAAGCTCGTCTGTGCAGGCGCCAAGGTCAAGGACGACGCCATCCGTGCCGTCGACAATGTCGCCAGCGAGCTCCGCAAGAACGGCCTGATGCCATAA
- a CDS encoding transmembrane protein, which yields MKRKSPQRTRRIHAGLFIGGLVGFFLGLAAYYMANNLFFIPLFIVIGALMAGVTTAFTTTDYDMD from the coding sequence ATGAAGCGCAAATCGCCGCAGCGCACCAGGAGGATCCACGCCGGGCTGTTCATCGGCGGTCTGGTGGGATTCTTCCTGGGACTTGCGGCCTACTACATGGCCAACAACCTGTTCTTCATACCGCTGTTCATCGTAATCGGTGCGCTCATGGCAGGTGTCACTACTGCCTTTACCACTACCGACTACGATATGGACTGA
- a CDS encoding MFS transporter produces MQKRELVNLSCLVAGVFIFNMSEFTPTGLMTSICSDLNVSESDIGLIISVYAWLVAILAIPLMTLLKNLEYRRLLLIAVFLFAVFHVMTGLSDSYTLLFASRMGVAVSHAIFWSSVVAIAVKVVSEEHRSIAIGSVSVGTAVALILGMPIGRAIGLAVGWRMTFIVLALLAFVLMALLLTIFPKVDNPGTFTISRFPEIFTNRILLGVYLLLFVFMMGFYEFYSYLEPFLKQVAGISDSAVSLAMILYGVAGIAAGGCFARFYDRYRYYYTVTPCILAFISLYLIGFLCEYEIAVYVLSFIIGFSMTSFTSALQSVNIGNSPEDGSTMATAMFSAVFNIGIAVGTMIGGYVIDDVGIGMIGNAGGSILLLAALVAIAAVIPAALKRDRKPAP; encoded by the coding sequence ATGCAAAAGAGGGAACTCGTGAACCTGTCCTGCCTCGTGGCGGGAGTCTTCATTTTCAACATGTCCGAGTTCACCCCTACAGGCCTTATGACCAGTATCTGCTCCGATCTGAACGTCTCCGAATCAGATATCGGTCTGATCATCTCCGTGTACGCTTGGCTGGTTGCCATTCTTGCGATACCTCTGATGACTTTGCTCAAAAACCTCGAATACAGACGGCTGCTTCTGATAGCGGTCTTCCTCTTCGCGGTGTTCCATGTGATGACCGGACTGTCCGACAGTTACACATTGCTCTTCGCCTCACGCATGGGCGTGGCGGTTTCCCATGCCATCTTCTGGTCGTCCGTGGTCGCTATCGCAGTGAAGGTGGTATCTGAGGAGCATCGCAGCATCGCCATCGGTTCCGTATCGGTCGGTACGGCGGTTGCCCTCATCCTCGGTATGCCCATCGGACGTGCCATCGGATTGGCCGTCGGATGGAGGATGACCTTCATAGTGCTGGCACTATTGGCTTTTGTGCTCATGGCACTGCTTCTGACCATATTCCCGAAGGTCGATAATCCCGGTACTTTCACCATCTCCCGCTTCCCCGAGATCTTCACCAACCGCATCCTGCTTGGCGTATATCTGCTGCTGTTCGTGTTCATGATGGGATTCTACGAGTTCTACAGCTACCTGGAACCGTTCCTCAAACAGGTTGCTGGGATATCCGATTCCGCAGTCAGTTTGGCCATGATCCTGTACGGTGTGGCAGGGATTGCTGCGGGAGGATGTTTCGCCAGGTTCTACGACAGATATCGTTATTATTACACCGTCACGCCCTGCATCTTGGCATTCATCAGCCTCTACCTCATCGGATTCCTGTGCGAATATGAAATCGCCGTGTACGTGCTCAGTTTCATCATCGGTTTCAGTATGACCTCGTTCACCAGTGCTTTGCAGTCTGTGAACATCGGGAATTCCCCTGAGGACGGTTCCACCATGGCTACCGCCATGTTCTCAGCGGTCTTCAACATCGGAATCGCCGTGGGAACGATGATTGGAGGATACGTGATTGACGACGTGGGAATCGGGATGATCGGAAATGCAGGAGGATCCATACTCCTCCTGGCGGCGCTGGTCGCCATAGCCGCAGTCATACCGGCGGCACTGAAAAGAGATAGAAAACCCGCACCGTGA